In Gossypium arboreum isolate Shixiya-1 chromosome 3, ASM2569848v2, whole genome shotgun sequence, the sequence AGGATTATAGattttttatatgaattttataatatattaatagtcTATATTATACAAATTTTGATGTGTACTTGTGTAGAAAATTAACCAATCAAGCTTCCCGAGGATAGTTGAAGCACTACGAATGGTTCCGCCAGACGTCAGATTTTGTGTGGTTAAAGTGAACGAGACAGATGGCATAGGTGGGCTCGACCATTATTTGTGCAACTAAGCAGTGGGATTCCAATTCCTATTCCTATTCCTATTCCCATTCCTAACCAAGAAAAAGACAAGTTGAAAGCGATCACAAATTGATTGGTACCTTCTTCCCATGGCTTAATAAGTAAGTCTCTTACTATGGGCCATAGCATAAAGTTTCCCATTTATTTGTCATAATCAAATTGCAAAACTATTTGAATTTTGGACCATTCCTTTGAAAATTGCAACCAAAATACAAAGAGGGAGAAGATAGGGAGAGGCATGGATGAAACTAAGGACCAGCAAGCAAAGCAAATCTACAATAATAACCATAAGATTAATTGATTCAAAAATTGCATTAAAAACCCATGAACACCTGTTTTGCAGCATGTTTTAATCTCCAGGTAATCAGCTTTCATGGTGCATACTCGACCAAGAAGAATCTCGAGACAAGCATATAAGTTTAAAGCAAGCTAGTAGATGATGCCAATGACAGATATATATTGGCATCAACTGAAATATAAGGGACAAGGGAATAAAGAGATGCAAGCATATTCCATGTGGTAAAACAACAAAAGTTATATCAATATCGAACGGAGAATTCGAAGAAAACAAATTTCAAACCTTAAGCATAGAAAATATCTCAACCATCAGCTCCATTATTGTCATGAAAACAATTAAGAAAGTGTGCACATAACTTCACTGCCATTAGAAAGCTAGAAGGCTTCAAACTCAAAAACAATAACCAGTGAAACACTAAGAAATTCTTAGGAGTACTTCCAAGGTTCATAAATTGAGGCCTGATCTACTAAAAACAAGTAATTGAAGACGATAGTAGGACCAAGCGACTTCTCCATACAAAAACAACCAGAGAAGTAAAACACTACCATGAAGATTAGAGACTTCACGGTTGTTTCTCATCCTCTTGTTTGGGAGCTTCTTTGATTTCATCTGTCCCATCATCCTAAAGTAGATAAAGAAAaggtattaataattaaaaaacttAAGGTAAAACAGAAGCAGAATATAAAggtcaaaaagaaaaagaaatgtgtggGGTCTAACCTGCATGTCTGAGGTCCACAAAGTGAGGTTATCACGAAGAAGTTGCATTATCAAAGTGCTGTCCTTGTATGAATCCTCTCCAAGTGTATCAAGCTCGGCAATGGCTTCATCAAAAGCCtaaggaaagaaacaaaataTGTTGACTAATGGAACTTTAAGACAAATTAATGACACtccaaaggatgaacaaaaaagaATTTCTTAATACCATTCAAAACACGAGAGCGCACACCAACGTTTTTCAAAGAATAAGATTAATATAAGGACTAAACTAAAATTCTTAAGTCCCGTTATCCTACCTGTTTTGCGAGAGTGCAAGCACGATCAGGAGAGTTCAAGATCTCATAGTAGAAGACAGAAAAGTTGAGAGCCAATCCTAATCGAATAGGATGAGTTGGGGCCAGCTCAGCATTCGCAATGTCCTGAAAAGAACACAGAACAAAAAAGATGCAGATAACATCGAAAAAGAGCCCGAAATTATGGACAAAACACAAGTCATAATCACTTTAGCAAAGGTAAATATCTTCTATTCAAATGTAAAAGTGTGaaaatacaaataataataacagtATATTCAGATCCAGACTGATTGCAAGACTTTAAAGAAAAGAGAATAGCAGTAAAAATGTCAATATAAACAGGAAGTGCATCAATTTGTGACGTGACCTGAAAAGGCCCAATAAAGAGAAGAAGCTAATAGTAATATTAGACTGTGTTAATTGAATTAATACAAACAACCAAAATGATTTCGAATTTTAGGTTGTTGGGGGACCAAGTAAAGGGGTGACCTTTGATCAGTAGATATAAACAATTTTTCTTGGCTTTAACAAGATGAAGCTATGCACATCACACATAAGTGATAGTTTTAAATTTAGATACTTTATATGCTTCTCTACTCATAGATTTAGATCTCTTGTAACATTTTAAATTGTGAATTTCGTTGATTTTATACGATTTTTTCCTTCTCCAAGAAGAATTTTAACTCTTAATTTAAGTTGAACATTTGAGATACTCATCGTAAACTAATGAAACCCAAAAAATAAAGCAAATCAACACAAGATCGAAAAGAACGTGACGAAATAACCACAAACCTGAGCAGATTTATACGCAGTGAGCGTATTCTCGGCAGCCGCTTTCCTGTCATCGCCAGTCTTGAACTCAGCCAAGTACCTATGGTAATCTCCCTTCATCTTCAGGTAAAAGACCTTGGAATCACCGGTCCCGGCGGCCGGAACGAGCTTCTCGTCGAGAAGCTTCAAAATTCCGGCGCAAATCTCGGACAATTCGGCCTCGATCTTGGCCCTGTACTCACGGATGACAGAGACGTGGTCGGCGTTGCCACGTCCTTCCTCTTTCTGCTCGATGGAGGAAACGATCCGCCAAGAGGCACGGCGAGCGCCGATCACGTTTTTGTAGGCGACAGAGAGGAGGTTCCGTTCCTCGACGGTGAGTTCGTCGGAGGCAGGGACGGCGGAGACGACGTTCTCCATGAACTTGACCATTTCCTCGTAGCGCTCGGCTTGCTCGGCGAGTTTCGCCAGGTAAACGTTTTCCTCACGTGCGGAAGGGGTGGCCATGACTTTTGGTTTAGGGCGTCGTTTGGATGGGGAAATGAAAACTGACAAAGATTTGAGAGGTTTGAGTCGTGGGGAAATGAAATGAGAGTTTTTGCCTTGGATGTTACCAAAAGGACTTTAATGGAATTTTTAggttataaatataatatatttttggaTTAATTGTATCAGATGTCTTAATTTATCACTTAAATTCCAAATTAGTCcccaaactttaaaatattttaaattaagtcTTAAAATATCAATATCTTATCAATTAGGTATATATTAACACTAGGCTCAATTATATAACATTTTAAAGTGTAAGAATCAATTTTATGTTTTCTTTCCAATtccatttaaaacaatatttcatcatgtataattttatttattgttttttaaataaaatattattttgtgCGTTAGTcacaaacatatttaaaatttccAAACTATAGTTgagtttagatttttatttttatgttcatTTTACAATCTATATTAGTTATCCCAATTAACAATGTCGTCTCCAAAATTTCAACCTACATTTTCCTTAAAAATATAATGTATTtgctattaaaaataaaatcattcgTAGTAATATAAAgttcataatattaattaatattagtaTGGATCCTACCACATTTTACGTTGGGTTAATTATTAACAATTTCTAGGTTAAATTCTAAAGTAAatatttgaatattaaaatatactTCAAGTTTGTATActctttatatatttaaaatttaatatttttatttttatttttagaaatttagtcctctatttttaaaatttaaaattttgatttaatttttagcaCTATTACATTCTTTTACTAAATTCATTggcataatatttttaaattaaaaaaactc encodes:
- the LOC108476319 gene encoding 14-3-3 protein 6-like produces the protein MATPSAREENVYLAKLAEQAERYEEMVKFMENVVSAVPASDELTVEERNLLSVAYKNVIGARRASWRIVSSIEQKEEGRGNADHVSVIREYRAKIEAELSEICAGILKLLDEKLVPAAGTGDSKVFYLKMKGDYHRYLAEFKTGDDRKAAAENTLTAYKSAQDIANAELAPTHPIRLGLALNFSVFYYEILNSPDRACTLAKQAFDEAIAELDTLGEDSYKDSTLIMQLLRDNLTLWTSDMQDDGTDEIKEAPKQEDEKQP